In one Bosea sp. RAC05 genomic region, the following are encoded:
- a CDS encoding SDR family NAD(P)-dependent oxidoreductase — MGEDLKGKRVLVTGASSGLGAHFVRCLARQGAQVVAAARRVERLEDLAQACATLPGQVMPLILDVASVPSIQAGVAEAARLLGGLDVLVNNAGIGATEAAISVTEAQWDAQLDVNLKGCFFAAQAAAQVMIEAKQGGAIVNIASILGERVMTRVVPYAVSKAGLIQMTKGLALEWARHGIRVNALAPGYIVTDINRDFFDSEAGEALTKRIPSRRIGDPADLDGPLLLLCSDSGRHMTGAVVAVDGGHLVSGL, encoded by the coding sequence ATGGGCGAGGATCTGAAGGGCAAGCGCGTGCTGGTGACCGGCGCCTCGTCGGGGCTCGGCGCGCACTTTGTGCGGTGTCTGGCCAGGCAGGGCGCGCAGGTCGTCGCCGCCGCGCGCCGGGTCGAACGGCTGGAGGACCTGGCGCAGGCCTGTGCCACGCTGCCGGGCCAGGTGATGCCGCTCATCCTCGACGTCGCCTCGGTGCCCTCGATCCAGGCGGGCGTAGCGGAGGCGGCGCGGCTGCTCGGCGGGCTCGACGTGCTCGTGAACAATGCCGGCATTGGCGCGACGGAGGCCGCGATCTCCGTCACCGAGGCGCAGTGGGACGCGCAGCTCGACGTCAACCTGAAGGGCTGCTTCTTCGCGGCGCAGGCGGCGGCGCAGGTCATGATCGAAGCGAAGCAGGGCGGGGCGATCGTCAACATCGCCTCGATCCTGGGCGAGCGGGTCATGACCCGCGTCGTGCCCTATGCGGTCTCCAAGGCCGGGCTGATCCAGATGACCAAGGGGCTGGCGCTGGAATGGGCGCGCCATGGCATCCGGGTCAACGCGCTGGCGCCGGGCTACATCGTCACCGACATCAACCGCGATTTCTTCGACAGCGAGGCCGGCGAGGCGCTGACCAAGCGCATCCCGAGCCGCCGCATCGGTGACCCCGCCGATCTCGACGGGCCGCTGCTGCTGCTCTGCTCGGATTCCGGGCGCCACATGACCGGGGCGGTGGTCGCCGTCGATGGCGGGCATCTGGTGAGCGGGTTGTGA
- a CDS encoding UdgX family uracil-DNA binding protein (This protein belongs to the uracil DNA glycosylase superfamily, members of which act in excision repair of DNA. However, it belongs more specifically to UdgX branch, whose founding member was found to bind uracil in DNA (where it does not belong), without cleaving it, appears to promote DNA repair by a pathway involving RecA, rather than base excision.), which produces MAQPGILARLDHPADFDGWRRHARALALAEVAPGRIDWHIGTEASGLFAGLAEPPPVPASGAELRVPREFVELAQAVVCHRDGGRFDLLYRLLLRLQREPMLLHVITDDEVHRARAMAKAVRRDLHKMTAFVRFREVVGPDGGEAFVAWFEPEHHIVERVSRFFVERFAAMRWSILTPLRSLHWDGTTLHLGEGASRADAPDDDAMEGYWRTYYANIFNPARLKIKAMKAEMPEKYWRNLPEAELIAPLIAAAGKRAQEMVAKAPTLPPERHLRQMQRLRDAEPGSTDAPTSWEQARAVAKDCSRCGLCQQATQTVFGEGPLAAPVMFVGEQPGDQEDLAGRPFVGPAGQVFDRVMGEAGLDRSRAYVTNAVKHFKFTVRCKRRIHERPHAGEIAACRFWLGLEREFVRPKLVVALGATALHALTGYTGSLASMRERDLALEDGTALLATVHPSYLLRLPDEDARERETARFRADLERVGLLVPEMLAA; this is translated from the coding sequence ATGGCGCAGCCTGGCATCCTGGCGCGTCTCGACCACCCGGCCGATTTCGACGGCTGGCGGCGCCACGCGCGCGCACTCGCCCTGGCGGAGGTGGCGCCGGGCCGGATCGACTGGCACATCGGGACGGAAGCGTCCGGGCTCTTCGCCGGGTTGGCCGAGCCGCCGCCGGTCCCGGCCAGCGGGGCCGAGCTTCGGGTGCCGCGGGAGTTCGTCGAACTGGCGCAGGCGGTCGTCTGCCATCGCGATGGCGGCCGCTTCGACCTGCTCTACCGCCTGCTGCTGCGGCTCCAGCGCGAGCCGATGCTGCTTCATGTGATCACCGACGACGAGGTCCATCGCGCCCGGGCGATGGCGAAGGCGGTGCGGCGCGACCTGCACAAGATGACCGCCTTCGTCCGCTTCCGCGAGGTCGTCGGTCCCGATGGCGGGGAGGCCTTCGTCGCCTGGTTCGAGCCCGAGCATCACATCGTCGAGCGCGTCTCGCGCTTCTTCGTCGAGCGTTTCGCGGCGATGCGCTGGTCGATCCTGACGCCGCTGCGCTCGCTCCACTGGGACGGGACGACGCTGCATCTGGGGGAGGGCGCCTCGCGCGCTGACGCGCCCGACGACGACGCGATGGAGGGCTACTGGCGGACCTACTACGCCAACATCTTCAATCCGGCGCGGCTGAAGATCAAAGCCATGAAGGCGGAGATGCCAGAGAAGTACTGGCGCAACCTCCCGGAAGCCGAACTGATCGCGCCGCTGATCGCCGCGGCCGGCAAGAGGGCGCAGGAGATGGTGGCGAAGGCGCCGACCCTGCCGCCGGAGCGGCATCTGCGGCAGATGCAACGCCTGCGGGATGCCGAGCCCGGCTCGACCGACGCGCCCACCTCCTGGGAGCAGGCGCGGGCGGTGGCGAAGGATTGTTCGCGCTGCGGGCTGTGCCAGCAGGCGACGCAGACGGTGTTCGGCGAGGGGCCGCTGGCGGCGCCGGTGATGTTCGTCGGCGAGCAGCCGGGCGATCAGGAGGATCTGGCTGGTCGGCCCTTCGTCGGCCCCGCGGGGCAGGTCTTCGACCGGGTGATGGGCGAGGCCGGGCTCGACCGCAGCCGTGCCTATGTCACCAATGCGGTCAAGCATTTCAAATTCACGGTGCGCTGCAAACGGCGTATCCATGAGCGGCCCCATGCCGGCGAGATCGCGGCCTGTCGCTTCTGGCTCGGGCTGGAGCGGGAGTTCGTGCGGCCGAAGCTGGTGGTGGCGCTGGGTGCCACCGCGCTGCACGCCCTGACCGGCTACACAGGATCGCTGGCCTCGATGCGGGAGCGCGATCTCGCGCTGGAGGACGGCACGGCGCTGCTGGCGACGGTCCATCCCTCCTATCTGCTGCGCCTCCCCGACGAAGACGCGCGCGAACGCGAGACGGCCCGCTTCCGCGCCGATCTGGAGCGCGTCGGGCTGCTGGTGCCGGAGATGCTGGCGGCATAG